In Cinclus cinclus chromosome 1, bCinCin1.1, whole genome shotgun sequence, the sequence aaataGCTTTACATAGTCAGGTGTCAAATTCTTGGCTTCAGTacatagattttaaaattactactTAACTCATTAATCTGAGGGGACAGAGAGATAAAAATGAATCCCCCCCAGTGCTACTGTAGGAATGGTGAATAGAGGTGGAAACCTTCTGTACAGGAGTCCTTTATGTCCTTTATGGTAAAGGACAGGGAATTTCTGGAGGCCCATCTGTGGTTTCCTGTGTTTCCCATCTGGGCTCTCCAAGTAGCAAACTGCACTGGGCAGGGAAACCTCTACACTCACACCAGCACAGGGGGCTTCTGCTTAGGTCAGGGTGAAGCTGAGCTGGTGTTGGAAATCTGTGGGTATACCACAGAGCTCAGGAAACCTGTAGGGCCTCGGACACAAGCTTGTTTTCAGACTTGTGGTGGGGATGTGATATGAGAGCAGCATTGctcattgtttattttttctgatctttcagaaaataaaacgACCCCGGTTCTTTTCAGCTGTTCAGACAATATCAGTTCACTTCAGGCTGCtgtttttcaggggaaaaaggaTTATCAGGAGGGAAAAATCCTGCTCGGTGTGCCAGATGTTTGAGGCTGTTCCAAGTACAGCCACAGTATTTCAATATATAAAAGCTGTCATGATTCCAGTAACCTGCTGTGGGCAAACCCCAACTTTTGTGTCCTAGCTTACAGTGGCACAGGAGTCCTGATGATTTGTTCATGCAGTGCTTCCTGGTCCCTTGGGCTTCTGGCTGGCTGATGTGACCCAATCTGCTCCGGGCCTGTGCTGGAAAGAGCTGTCAAAACAAGCAAGGTGTGTTGTTGTCACCCGTCCCATCACCTGTGCCACCTGTAGTGGAAGTGCTTAGATTTTCAAGAATTAAGCCAACAGGCCAATCACTCTCACAAATGTTAAGTCCAGAACAGTGGAATTAACGTTGTGAGCCTGttcttccctcttttcagtAAATGTAAATCAGTCTGGTATTTTGTCCAAAGGGTTTGAGAGATTCTGCTGTTGCACTTGGCACATACAGGCTCTGAGGTGTTGGAAAGAGGCTTACTTAATTTAAGTCAGCTAACCCAACGCCTTGATTTAGATAACCTGGTCCTTCAGGACATGTATGTGCTTCATGCAGGTGGCCAGGTTGCTCAGATTTTGTTCTACGTCCCCTGGGATTGAGAAATTTATAATGTGATCTGAACAGCACACTCAGAGAATTGTGCTGTAATTACTTTCCACTTTATTTGAAATaagctttggctttttttggctAATGATTCAAAACTGCCACATGCAGGCTCACAaatggctgctgctctggttttTCACTGCAGGCATTGGGGTGAGGAAGCTGCTTCTCTGCAGAGGAAGAGcaggtgcccagccccagccccacctggGCTGAGGCACAGAACAATTCAAAGAAACATCTCTCAGGTGGTTTGACACCAAGTTTCTGCTTACAggagctgcactgctgcaggggCAGCAGCTCCACCTCTGTTTCAGACCTTACTTTGAGtaatttttcacagaaacttCTCAGCTGCAGGTGCCCACCCAAGAAGAGTAACTGTGAACATTTGTGAACACAGATGTGAATATCTGAAGTAGATGAAGGAGAAGCTACTTTCAAATGGCTGTTGAATTTATTTGCTTGATAAATACAATcctaacaaaataaaagttaacCAATATTAAGAGATTTGTCTGAAGAACATTAGAAAAATTCATGACAATTCAATAGGAATTAGTGtgaattaaacaaacaaacaaaaagtttaAATATTGCCAGCAAATATAAAATGTATGTAACGAAGGCAAGGGAGAATGCTTTAGTTTACATTTGTAATGTGatcacattttctgtgtttataaactttttccaaattttaaaaaaatactatgcTGTATTTTTCTATAACATATCAAAGCATTATTTGTACAAAAATCAAATCATGGCCAATGATTCACAACAGTGCAATAGATAAAGAATACAACCACATCCAACAGgtgctgaaaataaatatccagattaaaaaataagataGCCTATATGCACTCTGTGGAGTTTCTATGGATTAAGGGCTGAGTCCAATGAGCGTATCCAAAACATTAAAGGGCCCTTAATTGCCAGTGTGGGCAGAGGATTTTGCAGGGCAGATGCATTAAGAACagccaaaccaaaaccaagtcCCAGGTAGCAGTGGTTGGTTTGTTAAACACCAACAAAAAGAGGCTATTGCTGGAACCGCCGTGCCTCCTGTTGGTGTCGCTCTTCGGGCTCGTCTGGAATCACAAGTGACTGGATTGGTGCAGGGGAAATGCTGTATTGCTTGGTCAGGCAGATACATCCTAAAGACATAacaactcctgtccctgcctaCAAGCAGTGGCTTTTTCCAAGAGatggaaacatttaaaatggATGAAGACGAAGCTCTTGGCTACATGGCAGCAGTGTGAACAGGGCCTGTCTCAAACAGGTGTGATGAGGGTGGTTAATGATGAGTCAGTGGGTTACCTACACTGCTAAAGGACATGGACATTGCCATCATATGGGGACATAAATAACATCTCTCAAGTTTTTACACTTACTCAGTACATCTCAGAACAGAAATGAAGCTTAAGGGCATGTTAGGTAAACACGATACCCCCCACACAGTCTCCCAACGTTTCAGCCAACTCAGAATAAATTTAAAGCTCCCTTGTATATAATCTGCATCAGAAAGGTATCAAAGGCACAAGCAAGAAGTGACTAGGTTAATAAGCAGAAATAATGGTGAATGAGGATGAACAGATCCACAAGGCAAATCATTAGTAAGTGtgggtgggttttgttttgtttactgaAAATAAGATCTTCCAATTCTGTTCCAGTGAATGTAAATAATGATTTTGgtttgaaataaaactgttactgaattattttgaatCACCTGAAGGAAACCAGTCTTGAAATAATCTAACTGGAAAACTCTTCTGGCCTCTCCAAACTCACCTGAGTCTGATGAGTAGAAGCCATAAGTATTAGAGACAAAAGTCTCCAGGGCTTAAAAGAAAAGTTTCTTTACAGAATGTACACAGCCACCAGTAATTTGTGCAGTTTGACTCAAATTACAGTAATTTGCACAGTTCGGTTGATTTTATGCATAGCCAAGGAACCGGATCAAATTGGAGTTTCTTTCCTGTCTTTACTTGGCGATGGCTTGACTTGCTGCTCCTTGCTTGCTTTTGGCTGCTCTTTGGCTGCTTTTGTATCCAGGACAGGGTCTCTCTGCTGTTGAGAAACGCCCCCACGCTTTTCcggctcctcttcctcctgcccctgctgctcGGATTTGGCGCGCTGCAGCAGGCGGAGCTGCACCCGCAGCTCAATGATGGCCTCACGCTCCTCGTGAATCGCTTGGTTCAGGTGATTGTTCTTGATCTTTTAAGGAAGGCAAACAAATGTCAGGGCTCCCtctgacacagcagtgctgtaGCTCAGGGGTGTTCAGCACTGCTGGCCCAGACAGCAACAGGGACTCACACACAGCAGTGATTTAAAAGCTGCACGTGGGTCACAAGCCTGGGCAAAACTGATGCACGCAACCAGTTTGCACCTGTGCAATCACGTAACCAACACGGGAGTGAACCAGTGAATGCTAAGAACCAAATCCTACCTCCAGTTCCTCATTCTGTCTCTGCAAATCCTCCAGGatcacctgcagctcctcctcatCTTCACTCTCACTTTCACTCTCAGAAGAGTATTCCTCAGTTTCACTGCGGCCGTGCTGCTGGCGACTGAAAGACCAAGAGCAAATTCCACTTCAAACACTTCCTCGAGTCTGCTACAACTGTGGCAACATAAGAGACTTAACTTGCATCCCCTCAATCATCTGCCAGGTTTAAAGAGCAAAATCAGACTTTCCTTTCAAAGCTTAATTTTATAAAGCAGTGATTTCCTAGGGGGATTCTTCTAGTGCATAGGGCCAAGTTTCCTTTAGATCATAATTCCATTGTTAAAACAGTAGAGAATATCCTGTAAAATTCAAATTTGTGGAGACTTCAATAAAAACAAGTGGCTTTCACCTGTGATGTTCACTGGGTGAGCTTTTAAGTGTGGTTTAGAGTATTCTTTCAGCAAAGCATTTGTGTAATTTTAATCACAGTGTGCTgtcctggctgggctctgctgtgaGCTGTCCTCTTTACCTTTGTATTTCAGCTATTTCTGCTCGGAGCCGAtctatttcttccttctcagaGGCAATTTGTCTCCTCAGAAACTGCTCCATGGCCAGCAGCTCTTCCTGTTCTGTTAAAATCTCGTTCTCCTGCAATGATCAGTTAGTTCACTTAAAGCATTGACTTTATTTCCTACAGGAATGTACTGTAGTTATACAACGATGCTGTTCTCTGAAACACTTTCAGTGGCAGTGGTTAGCATGTCTGCTTTGAACTTTGATCCATCAATACctcaaagcaaataaaaagttcAAACCCAACAATGTCTGTTCTAAATCCTCAAGATAATTGCCATACTGAATAGTTGTGGAGATGACACACCAAATCCTGGTATGTTTGGCTGCCTTTCCTTAAATCACAGGGGAAAGCTCTGGCCAATaaaaaaactagaaaaataGAATTATATGTCTTTGATCATCTCCCTTCTGTACTTTCCTCCTTACATTCAATTTTAAAGCTACTGGGGGAAGCAACAGAAggcaaaaaagccaaaatagtTGCCTTATTTTCTTTGATCAGCAAGAAAGCAGTTGACAGTACTGAACCTGGCTACATTGGGAAGTGGTGATTTCTATGTACATGAACAACAAAGGCCACTTTTTTCTCACTTCTGCAGTCAGAATTGCTTCCCTGCTTCATTGACCATTAAAACAAAGCCTTGTGGTTTCAATGGACACAGAGACCCCTCTGAGCCTGCAACGTCCCCTCTGCATCAGAAGGACAAAGGAGTGTTTAATAgaactgaaatataaaatactatCAGGCAAACAGGTAAGTGCCTGCCAGCTACCTGTGCAAGCAGAATATTTATGACTTCTTCATTCTCATTCATTTCTTCTTTGGAGACATCCTCCTTTGAAAGGCTAGCAATTTCTTGTGCAATCTTTGTTTCACACTCCTGCCACAGGAAAAATACAACATTTAAAAGGACAGCTTCCCTGGTCACTGTATTTActctaaaaaaaattttttttgaatgcattatttttcaaattttagaaCCACTATCACAGTTGTCTTCCAAATTTTGAGTATGGTCCGTCCCATCTGTGGGAcataaaatagtttaaaaaacagGTCTCAGATTTGTTAACCTCGAGTCTTCCAGAAAGTCTTCTTGGTACTGTAGGACTTGATGTTTTAAGCATGTAATGAGCATGTGCCCTAGCAAACACTAAGGTTTTCATCACACACACATTTCTTTTGTGAACAGCTGTGAAGATCTCTCTGTCCCTAGGGATAGCCAACTAAGCAGAAAACACAACTGCTCGTCAGGCATGTAagttaaaatgagaaaaactgaAGCAAAGAAGATTGAAGGGTGTTTTGATCTAACTGGGTGCCTCTGCACTGTTATGAATTAGGATCTATGATTTAGATGTCTGGTCAATAAACAGGAAAGTTACCCACCTGTCTCTTAGCTTCTCTTAGTTTCCTCTTAAGAGCTGTTAAGATTCTCTGCACTTCCCAGAGTCTCTCTTCTTTGGATAAGTCTTTTATCCCTGCCTGCAAGTCTCTGTGTAAACAGTTCAGAAGGAACTCCTAGAAAGATTGCCAAAGAAATTGTCTTTAAATATATTGTGCCAGGGCAGATTGAAAAGGAAGTTCTTTCAGGCTTTGTAGCAATGGGCTAGGAGTTCTGGCTTTCAAACCTAGACATGTCCATGGACAAGTGTTAACACACACCCAGCACAGATCCACAGCCAGCTGAAGAACAGTACTAAAGAAACCACCCTCCCTAATGGGCCTTCCTGACCTTCCTCCCGCAACAAAAGTATTGACCTACATAGCAAAGTACTCCACAATGACACAACTATGAGCATCACAAGACCATAACAACTTTCCACacatgaaaaaggaaaggaaatcatCAAACTCTTCCCAGTGGTCTCCACCGATATGATAATTGTGGTGGAATTAGAGGGTATGTTACAAACTTAGGAGAATTTTCTACTGAATGTATAAAAGCCAGGGCaaagataaacagaaaaacactcAAGTAATTGCCAACCTGTCGCCTGATTTCTTCTTTGATGCTCTCTTGTGTTTCTGGAAGTGCTGGCATTGTTGCCATATTTGACCAGCGAAGAGGTTTTGTCACCTGCTTGAGGGTCACATTTCCAAAGAACTCTTGAACATGTGTAAAAAACACATACAGGACACGGTTGCTGATCTGCAAAGGATGGACAAACAGGATATTGGTTAAGATGATTTATTCATGCCATCTTGATCTGCAAAGCAATGtcctgcagaaacagcagcCTTTAGTAAACCTTTATATGAGTCACAGTCATGTCAGTTTGCCTATAGAGATTAAAATCTGGACTGAAAATTATCTTTACTTTCAACAGTGCAGTGTTCAATGGCCTCAAGGGATCACTTCACTGTTTCTCTTACCTGTGCATCTGAGGCATTTTCAGATTAAACTCAGCATCTTCACATCTCTTAACCTACCAGAATTATTTCCATAGCTGGTAGATGTAGAAATGCATTAAATCTCTTTGTACTCAGGTAAAGGTAGTTATTAAGAGGGAACATCAACCCTACTGTGTTTACCTGGTGGCTGGCTATaccttctctctcttcccccaACCTTTAAGTATCCTCTACAGCTTCTCTCTCAGATGACAATATAGTAGAAAAAATGAGTATGAAAGCATCTTTCACTATATTCTTTGTTTTAACCTGAGACAGAAGCaagcatatttattttgatactTTATTTTccactaaaattaaaaaaattatcctgaAACAAATATTAGAGGTCTGTCACTACCTGCAATTGCTAAGATCTACCAACAAAACATGATTTGGCCTGCATTGTTTTACCCTAATTGTTAGTTATTTTCCTAGCTAGAGAGGTGTCTGGCACAGCAAAAGAGCCAGGAATAACACCCAGCCCTTCTGCTGCTGGGCCTCCACCTGGATTCTTAATTATAAAGTCAGGCTTTTCTAACCCGTGAGGTTTGCTCCAAAAGACCCACACCCAATAATGCCATGTTTTCATCATGCATAGGACTAATTCTGACccatatttaattaaatatttccaagaTGTCTATTAAGAAATCAAGCAATCCAGAAACCACAAAATCTTACTGGAAAACTAAGTCACTTGTTATTTCCCAGCCATTTGGCTGCAAACAACAAAGCCATTTTACCTAAGTCACTACTGCACCAGTAAGATCTATGTGCAGGACAGGGTTCATTAGCTAGATATTAAATTTAAGCAACAATATTTTCACTAAACTATTACTGAATCAAAACCCCACATAAATTGTGTACCTGCATGAATTACTGAACAAATCCAACATTAAATGACTTCCCCTCATGACAGAATTGAAAGACAGCAGTCTTTGTAATACTCTGATGATAACCCAAATATAAGACCTAAAGTATGCAAGCCcacatgcagaaaatattttgttccacctttcccaacaTTTCGGGTTCCTGAGGCACGAAGAAGAGCTGTAATTTAGCTAAACTGTATCAGGCAATACCCAATTCCCACCTGCAAAAGAATTCCCACAAAGAAGTCTTTCTTGGGCTGCAGTTCTGCTCTAACTCTTGCTGTGTGGTGCACGTACCTGGACAGTAGGGCTGAGTACTATAGAAATATTCTGGATATTCATCTTTGTTTCCAGTTCCTTTGCAATAACATGGTCCATATGCACAATCAGCCAAGAAATCAGGAGATGGTTACACTCTGGCAGctctttcagcagcctctggcacTCCTGAACTTTCTCAGCTTCTGTGCTCTTTCCACAAGCATCTTCAAAGCGGGGCATGAGCTCTTTGGTAAGCAGATTTTCGGGCAGTTCCCGTAGGTACTGTTTGAGCAAGCTGGCAACTGTATTGGGCTCATATTCTTCCAGGTTTGGAGATTCTTCGCGATCATAGGCTGCCTTCAGCTCGTCAACTTTTGATTTTATTCCTTAAAATAGATCAGCAGTTAAGAGAAATTCTGACTGTACGTATCTAATAGTtatatttaaacttttttttttttgagatgcGTTTATTTCACGTCTCCCTACAGTTCAAGATAAACACCTTTTAAAAGTTATCCACATGTAACAAAGTGAAAATTGAGACTCAAAATTACATGATCACTTTTTCTAAAAGCACTTACTACTCACTCCTATGAAGCAAAACCAAAGCACTGACAGAGCTCTGAATCAGAACTGGAGCCAGCATTCCTTTTCATCAAGGAACATAAAATAGGATGAAGTAAGTTTGGCGAACTCAAGATCAACTGTGTATTTGCTTTAAGCTTCTTTCTGTCTGTTGAATTACCCATCCCTAAGCCAGGCAGTAAATATGACTTCAGTTCAGATGCTGTGCAACAAGCTCTACCTATAACAGCTTTCCTTTGTCAAAACGAACCCCACACTTCTTAGTTTCTAGATTTCCAGCTGGCCTCCTCAGTGGAGGAATCTCACACAGGATCACTGATTTGAGGCTCTACATGAATAAAAGTGTGTTCACATAATTATTCAACGCAGCCAAGATTTTCTACAAGGTGTTTGTATAACTCAGTAACATTCCAATCTTCCTAAGCTTGGGGAAATTTCATTCTTGCAGCTCAAACACCCACTTGGGTTACACCAACTTGGTGCACCACCCTGGCTTGGTTCATACTCAGTGAGCACAACTGGGCACACTCGGCCCCTGGAAAATGCCAGGAAAACATGCTCAATTTCACGGCCAAAATGAGCCACAACAGCTGCAGGCTGCTAAGGCACAGCAATGAGCTCTCAATTTTCACAATCCTACATACGCAAGAGGGAGCTGTTGCACTGGACAACACCTACAAAGGTCACAGcagaaattaaggaaaacatCCCTGTGAAAACCCCCAACACACCCTGTGTAAAAAAACAAGCAACCAAAATGTTTCACTAGGCAGGACTAAGCAACTGCTTAAGGTGCTGCAGTATTTCTGTGTGCCTGCCAAACACCATGCAGTTGGACAGCATGAAGACAGCTGATGaagcctttaaaataatttcattattggTTTACAGTGCTGGGTAACTTGATTAGTAATGCTTTTCCTGAAATTCCTTTCCTTGCTTGTTCTTGTCCCCTCCCATATACCCACAGAAGTACTTACAGGAGCTGCATTTCTGGTGCAGCTCACAGTTAAAGGGACTGTTTTGTCTAACATGACTAAAACTGAGGTTTCACTTATGTAAGCTGTTGTTACACAACTACCACAGCTAATTAGCTGCTCTTGCTAAGCTTAAGCAATGAAACTTGCATTTTCTACTTATTAGCAAActtgtttaaagaaaagaagttttcaagaaaaaaatatacaatgGGAGTAACTGGAAAAAGCAACTTAGTGGGAAGCATAACCAATAAAATAGTTATAGCTCATATTTGCATTTGCAATCAGATACCACTGCATTtctaaagcagaagaaaaagaaaacaagttgGCCATACTAACATGTTTTCTTCATTGCTACCGTCCCATGACAAAAGACCAAAACAGGTGTGTTTTTACTGCCATTAAGCAGTACCATCACATTACCAATTTTTTCTGGTACTTCAGACCTGCAAGTTTGCTTAACTTTTGCTATCTGATTACATTTTGGATAATTAATGGAGCTATAAACAGTGTATCTAGATGTTGGCAGTgataaaataataagaaatttgCAAGTAAAGACCTTAGGAATCTGCATGTCAGTGTGCCCAGGGTACCTGAAACTCTGTAGATGCCTTCACATTTCATGCCATACTTCTCTACGTAATCTATACATTCACGGAAAACTGCTGGCAGGCGGATGCCATCATACATCATGGTCCTGTCTACTGCATCAGATAAAGGAATGCCAAACACAGGCCTGTGACTTGGAACATCCACTTGAGGTATCTCTGTCTCTTGaactggctttttctttttcttcttctctttccacTGTTTTACAACATCTGCTGCAGTTAAGTCTTTTgactttttctctttgtgtttgtcttccttatgtttttcttccttgtgtttttcatctttgggcttctcttttattttaaaatccttctccttctttttgGAAAAGCTGGGTTTCTTGAAGACATGTATTCCCTTGGACCGCTTCAACTTGGAAGGACTTTCAGCTTCATCACCGGAACTGTCCTCTTGAAACGCAGCATAACCTTCCGCTGTTGGGCAAAACAGGACAAGGGAAGGGGACAGCTGTGAGTCTGTTTACTTTCCagacagcaacaacaacaagtTGCATGTaaggaggagaggggagaagcAACGTGAATTAAAAAATGTCCCGTCTGACTCCTCAGAAGGTTTTCTTTAGTTGTTACACACTCGAGTGGTTGAGGATTAAGTCAAGTTGTATAATTACATCAAAGATAAGCCACAGAGCTCCTGAAGGATCTAAACAATGAATACTTTATATACTTACTCATAATGGCAATGTCCATCTTATGGGCTAGATTCCCATCTAATAGTCaaggaaatgcaaaataaaaacaactgtcTGGCAACTTCTCTATGTTCCTGTAATCAACAGTATAAGAGTTGCTGTTAAGGATCATCTACTGCATACACAGAAGTCTAACAAACTTCAATCAACAACAAACTAAACTCCAGCCACTCAAAGCCCCAATCCTTTTCCAGAATATTATGAATTTAAAGACAAGTATGAAATTAATAAAGTTTCAGCctcaaataaaatacaaaaaactcaccccaaaccaaaaccaaaaaagcactAGCACTTACTTTTCACTAGATGATTAACACAGTTCCTGTAAAACTAGAACAATACCTGCCCATGAAAGTGCAGATTAGCCTTAAAAAGCACATGGGAGAGATTCAAACAAGTCCCTGGGCTGAGCACACCATTCCAGCAGCAAAAGTCCAAGTGCCGTCTAAAACATGCATCAGGTGCTTTTAAGTCACTACGCCTCTGCAGCTGGCCCTGCCTCACCTTCAGGCAAGAACACAAAAGTCTTTAAAGGTGGattacaaaaaaaccaacaaacacaccaccaaagaaaaacaatccaCAAACAAACCCAGCAACATGCAATCCAACACAACCTTCAAGTCTACTAATTCTCATTTTACATACACAGTAACCCATGTAAGAAAAGCAAGCCTGAAACCTAGTCAACAAAGGTGCCATTTGACGTGCCATCTGCACCAGCCAGGTTCCCCAAGGCAGTGGGTGGCAAGCCCCCCATTAGAGAGTCCCTTTGAGGCTCTTCCACTACCTACAGGCAGAGCCTCCGCTCAAgtgaggcagcactgacagccaAGTGCTTTTGCTGCCTGAATAGTTTTGGGTAGAGGAAAATTACCCCCTTAGATAACATATGAGCACATCATGCAAGAGACTATAGGCTATAATTTTTTCCAAGTGGAATTTCTGCAAAAGAACCAGGGTGCATTCAGTCTTTCATCCATCAACTTCTAAACTATATCAGATTGCAGAGTTTCTCAGCATTATTTCAGcatataaaagaaatgtctctATTTTGAAGCTTCCTTGACTGCTCTGTAGAAGATAGCTTGTAATAGTCAAATATAAGAAATTTATTAAAACATGGAACTACTATAAAATAATTGCAATTGTTGGATCAGCTCAGTCTTTGCAGCTGATACTCTTCCCTAGGACTGCCAAACACATGCTTTACTATAAGACTGAAAAAGACTCTAGAACTGCTCCTGTCCTAGTAGATTTTAacacaaaaaatgcaaacattaaCTGAAAGACAACCAGCAGCCAAGTCTTCTCCTCCCTGCTTACTGGCTATGTCTTTTACTGGTTTTTGTAAACTAAACCCAGAAATGGATAAGGATTCAAATTTCAATGCAGAATCCACCAGCTACAGGACAAATCAGGAGCACACATCTTCACTGTGTTTTATGAGAATGAGACGGGGCCAGCAACAAGGTTCAAGATGAACTAGAGAGATGTAATTTCCAAACAGAAAGCCAGATGTTCCCCAGACAGAGCCAGAACCATCTGCCCTCAAGTCTTTCCTCCTGGGTAGCTATGACAGCTCCCATTCACACACCGCAGGGTTCCCACATGCACATCAGGAAGTGTCAGCACTGGGACCCAAGCTGGGAGGTCGGTGACACCACTACTCACATGTCCCAACACTCCACACTGTAACACAAGCCCCAGTGACTTCCTAAATCTGTGCTAATGTAACGCCAGCAAGAGAACATTACTGAAACTGGTATTTCTTGAATTCACAAGAAGACGTGAAGGAGCAAGTTAAATACAAACTCAgccttttaaaatttgtctCAGTAATGTAAGTCAACAAAGTTTAGAAATATATACTAATACAGATTCATGCAGAATATCCCACCCACACCAAGAGAGGGTTTGCATGTCTCTCAAGAGCAGCCCAATTTTCTTTCCTATACTTTTGGTTATAAAATTGCTGTATCCCTTTCACCAGTGATACAATATATTGAAATATAAACAAATttatacagaagaaaaattaccaAAAGTGCTTGACAAATCTGGTAGTTTTAAATATGGAAAGAGTACTACCTCGAGTATAGTAAACTGGTATTTCTGTTCACTGTTTCCTCAAGACTTCCAATACTAATAGTCCCCATTTTCCCATCACTCTACGTCACTGACATTTTCCTCCATCTATGACAACAGTACTAATGTAATAAATACTCCAATTTCACCAGCCTAATGACACAGCATAATCTGCCAGTTCCTTTTGTCAGACCTTTCTTCCATAAGCATGCTTTCATTgcagttattttaaatgtagTGCTTCAAGTATAGCCTTTATCTTATTGAGAATTACAAAAAACCctctaaaaaaattccagtgttACTCTGGAAAAATCTAGTTTTACAGGCTTATAATCTTTGTCATGCAGCGAGTCCACTGTCTCTATCAGTCTGCATACTTGGGAATATTTCTCCTGTGTTCTCACAACAAAGCACTAAAGTCATGCTGTAGTATTTATTGTTAACTCCAAGGGTGGCATTATTCACAACTGCCACTTATAAAACCTACTGCAAGAGACATTTTGTCCATCAGGTCTCTGATGGGTTTTTAAGTAATTTATAACTCTACAGCTGATTTGGCTCCGCAGGGAAATCTGCAGCATCTGTAATTAattcactgaaagaaaacacGGATGGCTTTTACATACGAAAGAATTAGTAGGTCAAATATGACTAAAGTGCAATGCAAGCATCAGTTACCTGATGTCAGTTTGT encodes:
- the RALBP1 gene encoding ralA-binding protein 1 — translated: MTECFLPPTSSPSEHRRVEHSGGLARTPSSEEISPTKFPGLYRTGEPSPPHDSLHEPPDIVSDDEKEHGKKKGKFKKKEKRTEGYAAFQEDSSGDEAESPSKLKRSKGIHVFKKPSFSKKKEKDFKIKEKPKDEKHKEEKHKEDKHKEKKSKDLTAADVVKQWKEKKKKKKPVQETEIPQVDVPSHRPVFGIPLSDAVDRTMMYDGIRLPAVFRECIDYVEKYGMKCEGIYRVSGIKSKVDELKAAYDREESPNLEEYEPNTVASLLKQYLRELPENLLTKELMPRFEDACGKSTEAEKVQECQRLLKELPECNHLLISWLIVHMDHVIAKELETKMNIQNISIVLSPTVQISNRVLYVFFTHVQEFFGNVTLKQVTKPLRWSNMATMPALPETQESIKEEIRRQEFLLNCLHRDLQAGIKDLSKEERLWEVQRILTALKRKLREAKRQECETKIAQEIASLSKEDVSKEEMNENEEVINILLAQENEILTEQEELLAMEQFLRRQIASEKEEIDRLRAEIAEIQSRQQHGRSETEEYSSESESESEDEEELQVILEDLQRQNEELEIKNNHLNQAIHEEREAIIELRVQLRLLQRAKSEQQGQEEEEPEKRGGVSQQQRDPVLDTKAAKEQPKASKEQQVKPSPSKDRKETPI